aagacacaaaaacaaacaatacaaacgtCTACACTTCTCACACACTTCAAAGTACTAATTCCGGGTAATAGGAGTTAGAGTCGGAGGTGACGTCAGTGCTTCGGAGAATAGTCTTCCACGTGCACACTATGAAAGGGGTCACCTGGTAACGCGTGAACCAATGGGTTTGCGCTTCGTGTTGTTTCGGTTCTGGAATTCACTGTCACAAAGTGGAATGTCTGTTTGCAGGAGCGTCAGTTGCGTCAGCCTTCATCGTTGAACAGGGTAAGGACGCAGATTTTGGTaggttaaaaacatgttatttcaaataataacagCCATAAATGCGATGTAGATTATTTCcaatgtaaaaatatgaatttaatgtgttattaaaaCTAGCCAGAAGTGGTTTGGCCCTAATTATGCTGTCACAAAAGCATCGCAGTACGAGTGTATTAAATAGATTTGAAATAATGTACAATATTAAGGTCTTGGAAAAGTTAAAAGGTAGCAAGGTATTGCTATAGTTGGCTTTATGATAGCGAGTTTGTATTGCAAGGTTTTATAACTGTCTTTGGCCATCTAGACATATTCGGTTAGCTGTACGTACCCCAGGGCAACACACAATTTTATTCAGAGAAATGCATCAGCTACTGCCACGACTGCGACTGCTAACGTTAATGATTACAATATTTTCTGAATACTGTTTAATGTTAGTTTCTTACTAGGCTGCGTGCTTTTGAGTTGCAGTTCCAGTCTAGTGTATgttggtattattttgtattaactgCCGGTCATTTGtagttagttcttttttttttttttttttttttttgaaaagttgcGGGTAACTGATTAATAATAACGTTTTATACACATTTAGAAAccgtgccaattaaaaaaaaaaaaaaaaaaaaaaaaaaaaagttgaaagttAAATGTACAGCtgaaagaagcagcaacaaagtCAGTTCTAAAAATAAGGATTTGTAACGTTTGCAAAACTGACAACACTTAACCCTAAAACCAACCAACCAGTAATTAACTGTTCAGTTGTCAGTGAGGATAggaatatttgaaaaatgtaggATTTTTGTGAAGGCCCCATGATTTATgctataaactttttttattttgttgataaaATCACATCAATggcttttctgtttaaaataataataaaaataatcatcataataattataaatatattacaacacTGACTGGATATTAAGGCTCATTAAGTCAAATCTATGGGATTACTGCATGGTAATGAATGATTGAGAATAACATTAAGGGATTATATAATGCACTTCGACCCCAAACTGTCATGAGGTTGTACTGTATTGGACCCATGCATGcttcagatgaaaaacaaaaaaaaatatgaatgaaaacaGTAGTGAAACAAAGATtgtaaggattttttaaaaatgtattatttatagtcGTTGATTTTAACAAAGAATGTAACCAGCATCACCAGGCAGTTATCAATggtactgcagttttaaaaaaatctaattcattgGGCTTGATTACTCCGGCCAGACCCCAAAAAATGAAGTTTGTCAGAACCACTGCTCCCaaaccatgatatatatataattttttttttcaaactaagcAGCATatccattatttatatatttatttttactaattaaattatttatttttccctccAGGGTAACAGGCAATATGGCATCAGCACAGGCAGCCTTAACATTTGCTATTTGTATATTAATGATATCAGAATTAATATTGGCAAAAAAGGACTACTATGATATTCTGGGTGTGCCAAAAAGTGCATCTGAACGGCAGATAAAGAAGGCCTTTCACAAGCTTGCAATGAAATACCACCCAGACAAAAATAAGAGTCCTGATGCTGAGGCAAAGTTCAGGGAAATAGCTGAAGGtaagtactttttttattatttttaacatctgAATCGAGATTTAAAATGGGTAGTTGTATTAACTGACTTTAAGTGTTATATGAAATAGAttacatgtgtttattaaaacaataataaacatgcaTTGCTATTTGAGGGAGTTGTAATTGTTAATGGATTGTTATGGAGTTGTTTTCGATTTCTTTTATTTCCAGCATATGAAACCTTGTCAGAtgagaaaagaagaaaagagtATGATCAGTTTGACTACCGGGCGTTTACAAATTCTAAAGGTGGGAATGGACATCATTTTGATCAGCCATTCAATTTTAACTTCGATGATATGTTTAAAGATTTTGACGTGTTCAGTCAGAATCACCAAGCTCGTCAAAAACAGCACTTTGAAAACCACTTCAGAGCTCACCAGGAAGCCCACCGGAAACACAAGCGGCATTTTCAAGAGTTCTCTTTTGGAGGGGGGGTCTTTGATGACATGTTTGAAGACATGGAAAAGATGTTTTCCTTCAGTAGTTTGGGCAATACTCAGAGGCAAACAGTAAGAACTGAGAACAGGTTTCAAGGGTCTGGGAAGCAGCATTGCAGAACTGTCACACAACGAAGAGGAAATATGGTCACCACATACACAGACTGTTCAGGCTGATAAGTTACAATGTTTCTTGCCTTGTTGGGTGCAGTGAACACAAGTCAGATTTGTAAgtatcaagatttttttttttttttttttttttttttttaataatccagaCATGTAACATTTTGCCAAACTAAAACCTTGAGTAAAgttggtttcatttttttatttatttatttttttaaatgtgcttcagACATAACCGCAACATTTACTAAAGTTTGCAATAAAATCAGACAATACAGTTCATATTGGGCCCATTTTAGAGCACCCTGCAATTTAGGTTTTAGTTATTTTCTAATCAAATGTAGTAAATATATAcagacttcattttttttaattattttcagtgatccagtttaaaaaaaaaaaaaaggtaattgtaCTTTTCCAGGAATGGATACTCATTAATATCAGCTGGttcatctttaaaataataataataataataataataataataataataataataatagtgatgatGGCCAGGTTTAAAACATTCAGATCTGATTTGTAAACTAAAGGTTATGgtaacacatttctcaaattagttttatatacaattaaaacatgCAGAAGATGGTAGACCttgatgttgtttaaatgtatacatgATTTATGCTGAAGTATACATAATAATCCTTATCAGTTAATACTCAGGAAGGTTAAAACTACATTTGCTTTCAGTAATGATCTGAATTTCTGTAGTGTTTGATTCTGTTACCTCATGTCCTCTGTAGAGTCTGTGATGTATAGATGTGTAATGTGCAATATGTCAAGCCAGCTTTTCTCTTTTCCTGTGTCTGCTAATTCTTTTCATTCATTGCtggttttatattaaatgttCAATTTCTGTACAGCTGAATTGTCATGCACTTTCTTTGTTGCACTTATTCCTATGGATACAGTTTATTTACATGAGTCTTATATGATGAGTGCACAcgtgtgaaaaaaataaagtatacttgtaaaatctaaacatttttagTGTAATCTTGTGATTTGTAAAATGTCAAGAAAAACATTTAATCCAGGGATTTGTAATTTTatagagtaagtagcttcaaatgtcattttaattgctgttgtatggtgtgtgtgtgtagtcctTCTGTGTGTTCCTTCCATTCTGCTCTTTATTCCAACTCTGGtcttatttaattgaaacaattaaacCTCCATACAAACActaaagtagttcattatctaattgtacctgttaaaaagaggtggaatggctctccaggactgaTTGGGCATCGCTGTCTTAAGTGCTggaactgaacagccttcctcatttcaTTCCAATTTGACTATGTGACCTTTCACTGTCAGTTTCACCCTTGGTCCAAGTAGAGTAGGTGGATCTAACACAGTTAcaaagtcacattgtcacatgatttgagtggAATGAAGAAGCCATTGTCACAGCACAAAGGATACTCGAGAGACACTCGCAAGCAAATAAAGGATTTAGAGAAAAATTCTAATAATCCATAGTGGCAAAACAACCCAGAAGAACTCATAATGACTGAAATGTAAgggaaataaaattacatttgaagctaattAACCTTAaaaggtgtgttttattttgattgtggaGTCCGTTGTTTCACCTCAAGTCATATTCAGGTGGACTTTGCATAAGATGTCACCTGACAAAATCAGCTTTGTTTATATTATGTTTAGAAAATACtgggacatggtttttaaaatTGGCCTGGATTGGAACTTTATCTGTTACCTCAGCTGACCATGGTAAAAATCTTTCCAGTTTTGTATAAACAGGTCTTTTTTAACCCCAATGAAAAGTATTTGCAATGAATAAAAATCTCATTATAACATGCATTGTATTACAACTTGCCGTTCCTCCTGCTCTAGCCTGCAGCTGCTGGAGTGGATGATACTAACATAAAAAGAGAAATGTTCTCGagatatatataaattacttatttagaaaaaaacaacaaaaaaaacaaaacatgtttgatCATTTGGCAAATATTTCATGGCATTATTCCTACAAAAGTCCAGTATGTGATGGCAAACAGGTGAGCCACGTCACATTGTTATGTTGATCACAGTTGCTTTGCTTTTCCTGCATTGCaaacctgtatttatttatttatttaaccctttccctatacaggttttgttttaatgtggacTGGTGATGTGAAGTCAAGCTGTAATGATGGTTGATGAAATGCTGCCAACATGTGAGATGCATTCCTTAtatcaaaatatacagtatggacacgtttttttgtttggtgtttaggCAGTCTGGATATGGGTAGATTAAAACTGTTGGATGCACAGGGTCCATAAACAGATAAAAACTGAACATTATTGTCGGTTCTAACTGAGCAAATTAAGACAAACAAGAAAATATACTTTGCAGAACCACCAGAGGGCACAAGAATACTGTGTTTAGCATTGTAAGCCACAGGGACAACATGGATTTTAAAAGGTTAAATACACTTTAAGCTGAAGATTCTGACAGTTATGTAAATTCAAGCTTACTGATTTTTACACGGCAttgtaatagtttaaaaaaaacaacaaaaaaaaaaacaacacttcacATGAATTTTagacctatatttaaaaaaatatagtaaaaaaaaacaaaaaaaacacaggaaacagcagcTTATTTTAATACTTTCCAAATTGTGAAGTGACACTAATTAGGTATATAACCTAAGCATTTTAAGAATGTTTAGCTTCATTTTGCAGCCATGTAAACATTTGTATGAACAATTTAACATAAAACAATTTAATGTGTAATGATACTAGAACTTTGTTAAAGCTGAAAACAACATACCCATGCTATATCTCGTCCTCTTGACAAtagcatacatttttaattggtgCTATGATTAAAATGCGGTACTAAAAACAAGAAGCTTAAATGGGGAGAGCTATTACATGACCTAAACCCTATGCTGCTACTACACAATCTTTTTGAACATGTTATTTACAGAGTGGTTGACAACCCCATTGATTTAAGCTGTGAATGTTATACCCAGTGGAAAAGCTATCCTATTGAGTCTTCATTAATGGTTTTGTATTAACCAGCAGCAGTGGATTCAGTTCACTAATTGAATGTGCAACCAACATAACTCTTCAACAATGCCATTGGTACCCTTCCACGACCAATGACCTGAACCTTTCTTTTCTCattcattacaatgtaattgtccTTGACGGATTATGTAATACATGTCAAGCAGCGTTATGAGTGTACTGAGTAGCCGCTATTAGTATACTTGCCTTactatattttctttataaatgttttgaaatatatttttcatttaatagcACATTGCAGTTTTCTGCTTtgataatatatagaatatagcCATAAACCAACACATGCGTTTTATTACAACTCTCTGTAATACATCTGTCGTATTAAAATACTTTATGTTGGTGGCTTTCTTTTTGAAATTCTAATATCATTACCAAATACAAAACTGTCTGCACATATtgtcttttttaatgtaatataccAGTATTTTTCTTGAAAGCACCCCACCCATCGTTTAAATGCTGCTATTCAGTTTACTTCAGGTAGTTTAAAcgtttacaaaataaatgcaaacttaGCAGCTTTAAAACtgacgctaaaaaaaaaaaaaaaatgtaaggagaccagttttcttttttcattttttttttttttttaaataaaaaatgttgaggGGTTAAACTTACAGTGTGGACTAACATGGATGGGGTCCTACTGATTTGTCCCACGTACTGTTCCTCCCCTAACCAATTATAACTTTCACCCAGAGAGCAGATGCAGAGGATGTTACTAAGATGCTGAGACCTAGAGGACAGCCTGGAGCTCTTTCTCTCTGGTCTTATCATACATCTGACCAGGACTTGTAGCTGGAGTGCGATGAAGCAAACCAACCCCAGCAGCTCCCTCCCTAGCGCGT
This window of the Polyodon spathula isolate WHYD16114869_AA chromosome 7, ASM1765450v1, whole genome shotgun sequence genome carries:
- the LOC121318138 gene encoding dnaJ homolog subfamily B member 9-like, translating into MASAQAALTFAICILMISELILAKKDYYDILGVPKSASERQIKKAFHKLAMKYHPDKNKSPDAEAKFREIAEAYETLSDEKRRKEYDQFDYRAFTNSKGGNGHHFDQPFNFNFDDMFKDFDVFSQNHQARQKQHFENHFRAHQEAHRKHKRHFQEFSFGGGVFDDMFEDMEKMFSFSSLGNTQRQTVRTENRFQGSGKQHCRTVTQRRGNMVTTYTDCSG